The genomic region CTTGGAGTCAAAGCTGAGTTGCATCAGCTGAAGATGCGTGATCTCGAGGCTGGTCTCAAAGTGCGCGTTCTGTTGGCGCAGGCTTTATCGGGTAGTCCAGATATTTTGCTGCTTGACGAACCTACGAACAACCTTGATCTAGCGTCTATCATGTGGCTCGAGGAGTTCCTGTGTGAGTTTAAGAACACGGTCGTTGTCGTATCGCATGACCGTCACTTCCTGGATAAAGTGTGCACGCATATCGCTGATATCGACTTCAGCAAAATCACGCTTTACACCGGCAACTACTCGTTCTGGTACCAAGCAAGTCAACTCGCTCTGAAACAAAAATACGATAAGAACAAAAAAGCCGAGGATAAGATCAAGGAGCTGAAGAGCTTCATCGAGCGCTTCTCCGCAAATGCTTCGAAATCGCGTCAGGCAACCTCGCGGAAAAAGATGTTGGGTAAGCTCAACGTCGAGGAAATCAAGCCTTCGTCTCGTAAATATCCTCACATTGTGTTTACCGAGGAGCGCGAGGCCGGCAAAGACCTCCTCCAGACGACTGGTCTCGCAGGTGCCTTGGACGGCCGCTCGATGTTTAATCACCTAGATCTCACCATAACCAAAGGTGAGAAGGTGGCTTTTGTAGGGCGCGACGGCGCTTACGCAACTCACCTGTTTCAGATGCTTGTCGGTGAGCAGCCAGTGACTGCCGGTGAGCTGCGCTGGGGCATTACTACTTCACGCGGATACTTCCCCAAGGACAATGCTACCTACTTCAAGGAACCTTTGACCCTGATCAACTGGCTGCGGCAATGGGCCCGCAGTGACGCCGAGCGCGACGAGGAATTTGTGCGTGGATTTCTCGGGCGGATGCTTTTTAGTGGTGAAGAAGCCACCAAGCTGGCTCCTGTGTTGTCGGGGGGTGAAAAGGTGCGCTGTATGTTGGCGCGTATGATGATGCAGCGTAATAACGTGCTCATCCTCGATGAACCAACTAACCACCTGGACTTGGAGTCGATCACGGCTCTGAACGAAGGTCTGATCAACTACAAGGGCACCGTGCTGTTTACCTCTCAGGACCGTGAGTTC from Deltaproteobacteria bacterium harbors:
- a CDS encoding ATP-binding cassette domain-containing protein gives rise to the protein MLSTNSVTLAYGQRVLFQDVSIKFLPGNCYGLIGANGTGKSTFVKILSGEIKPDFGDVLVTPGERIAVLKQNQFEFDDIDVLKTVLMGNKPLYAIMEEKEQLYAKADFSEEDGLRASELETRFAEMNGWDAESQAGEMLEALGVKAELHQLKMRDLEAGLKVRVLLAQALSGSPDILLLDEPTNNLDLASIMWLEEFLCEFKNTVVVVSHDRHFLDKVCTHIADIDFSKITLYTGNYSFWYQASQLALKQKYDKNKKAEDKIKELKSFIERFSANASKSRQATSRKKMLGKLNVEEIKPSSRKYPHIVFTEEREAGKDLLQTTGLAGALDGRSMFNHLDLTITKGEKVAFVGRDGAYATHLFQMLVGEQPVTAGELRWGITTSRGYFPKDNATYFKEPLTLINWLRQWARSDAERDEEFVRGFLGRMLFSGEEATKLAPVLSGGEKVRCMLARMMMQRNNVLILDEPTNHLDLESITALNEGLINYKGTVLFTSQDREFVNTVATRIVEITPKGILDKVMTYDDYLESPEVAAQRERLY